Proteins found in one Deinococcus seoulensis genomic segment:
- a CDS encoding YbjN domain-containing protein, with product MLLRTTALALMMSTPALAVTLVDATVPDVILSVARDFGTASFDNLSNGDPGIKGRIDDVTYYINFAGYKDNRNCNSIQLEATWEPTSDNTLAQMNTWNRTKMVGTASLNSKGNVALSMWVNLRNGVSAENLHDSFEWWEFILGDFKDFLSE from the coding sequence ATGCTCCTACGCACGACTGCCCTCGCCCTGATGATGAGTACGCCCGCCCTTGCCGTCACCCTCGTGGACGCCACCGTTCCCGACGTGATCCTGTCGGTCGCCCGTGACTTCGGAACGGCCTCGTTCGATAACCTGTCGAACGGCGACCCCGGTATCAAGGGCCGCATCGACGACGTGACGTACTACATCAATTTCGCGGGCTACAAGGACAACCGGAACTGCAACAGCATCCAGCTCGAGGCGACCTGGGAACCCACCAGTGACAACACACTGGCGCAGATGAACACCTGGAACCGCACGAAAATGGTGGGTACCGCCTCCCTGAACAGCAAGGGGAACGTGGCACTGAGCATGTGGGTGAACCTGCGTAACGGCGTCAGCGCGGAGAACCTGCACGACTCCTTCGAGTGGTGGGAGTTCATTCTGGGTGACTTCAAGGACTTCCTGTCAGAGTGA
- the rpoZ gene encoding DNA-directed RNA polymerase subunit omega: MAEKDIDKLLSMTDSKYRLSVVTAKRALQLRSGAPSVLPVEQRVRYRNLVTQAMRELATGKLTVGTNLIDEPRFQQDYVRQRQAQLQAQLNAERERERD; the protein is encoded by the coding sequence ATGGCGGAAAAAGACATCGACAAGCTGCTGTCCATGACGGACAGCAAGTACCGACTGAGTGTGGTCACGGCCAAGCGCGCCCTGCAGTTGCGTTCCGGCGCGCCGAGCGTGCTGCCGGTCGAGCAGCGCGTGCGGTACCGGAACCTGGTCACGCAGGCCATGCGGGAACTGGCGACCGGGAAACTCACGGTCGGCACGAACCTGATCGACGAGCCGCGCTTCCAGCAGGATTACGTGCGGCAGCGTCAGGCGCAGCTTCAGGCTCAGCTGAACGCCGAACGCGAACGCGAACGCGACTGA
- a CDS encoding metallophosphoesterase family protein yields the protein MIRLAILADLHANLAATLAVHADLQRRGLTDIWILGDLVGKGPRPREVLDWAQAHATRVIQGNWDARVAGATHRPQDLWPRSRLTPAQLTYLGELPYGIEEQFGGAWWRFVHASSRGLFHRLYPHSSLHDQLEAFAPNAQHGLTRHADALVYADMHEALLLDVEGRPLINCGSVGNPLDSTLPCYLILEFDPHSPNHTATFVRLTYDRDEEISAAEASDMPFTREYIAELLTGAYQKRRARTGE from the coding sequence ATGATTCGCCTCGCCATTCTCGCGGACCTGCACGCCAACCTGGCGGCCACGCTCGCGGTTCACGCGGACCTTCAGCGGCGCGGTCTGACCGACATCTGGATTCTGGGCGACCTGGTCGGCAAGGGCCCCCGCCCCCGCGAAGTGCTCGACTGGGCGCAGGCGCACGCCACGCGCGTCATTCAGGGCAACTGGGACGCCCGCGTGGCCGGCGCCACCCACCGCCCCCAGGACCTCTGGCCGCGCAGCCGCCTGACACCCGCGCAACTCACGTACCTGGGCGAACTGCCCTACGGCATCGAGGAACAGTTCGGGGGTGCGTGGTGGCGTTTCGTGCATGCCAGCAGCCGGGGCCTGTTTCACCGGCTGTACCCGCACAGCAGCCTGCACGACCAGCTTGAGGCGTTCGCGCCCAACGCGCAGCACGGCCTGACCCGGCACGCCGACGCGCTGGTGTACGCCGACATGCACGAGGCCCTGCTGCTGGACGTGGAGGGCCGCCCGCTGATCAACTGCGGCAGCGTGGGCAACCCGCTGGATTCCACGCTGCCGTGCTACCTGATCCTGGAATTCGATCCGCACAGTCCCAACCACACCGCGACCTTCGTGCGCCTCACCTACGACCGCGACGAGGAGATCAGCGCCGCCGAGGCCAGCGACATGCCGTTCACCCGCGAGTACATAGCCGAACTCCTGACCGGCGCGTACCAGAAACGCCGCGCCCGCACCGGCGAGTAA
- a CDS encoding peptidylprolyl isomerase: MSDLYQADGFTPSPELSAERQTSFRAAPELGDGIEPGKSYRAVLETSKGRMVVELHADDAPVTVNSFAYLLRHHYYDGIKFHRVINGFMAQAGDPTGTGAGGPGYDFEDEPNQHRHQGKGVLSMANRGPNTNGSQFFITFTDTPHLDGRHTVFGRVVEGLDVLDRLTRIEPGMRGTPDVIETAYLVEK, from the coding sequence ATGAGCGACCTTTACCAGGCAGACGGTTTCACGCCCAGCCCCGAACTCAGCGCCGAGCGCCAGACCAGCTTCAGGGCCGCCCCGGAACTCGGTGACGGCATCGAACCCGGCAAGAGCTACCGCGCCGTGCTGGAAACCAGCAAGGGCCGCATGGTCGTCGAACTGCACGCCGACGACGCGCCCGTCACCGTGAACTCCTTCGCGTACCTGCTGCGCCACCACTACTACGACGGCATCAAGTTCCACCGCGTCATCAACGGCTTCATGGCGCAGGCCGGCGACCCCACCGGCACCGGCGCGGGCGGCCCCGGCTACGACTTCGAGGACGAACCCAACCAGCACCGCCACCAGGGCAAGGGCGTCCTGAGCATGGCCAACCGTGGCCCGAACACCAACGGCAGCCAGTTCTTCATCACCTTTACCGACACCCCCCACCTCGACGGCCGCCACACCGTCTTCGGCCGCGTCGTCGAAGGCCTCGACGTCCTCGACCGCCTGACCCGCATCGAGCCCGGCATGCGCGGCACGCCCGACGTGATCGAAACCGCGTACCTCGTCGAGAAGTAA